GCACCAAGACCATTCTGTACTTCTTCGGTAGTTGGTCGATCGCCGCATCGAGCGCGGCGCGCAATTGCTTGTTGTGGAGCGCGGCTTCGGGGCTGAGTCCATCGATCGGAATCTGCAAGCGAAACTCCCCGTCGGACGTGGGCGTGAATTCCTCCAGGGACAACTCTCGCTCCGGAGCGCCTTTCCGTCTGCGCCGCATGCGCAAGCACGCTCGCGAAGCGATGGTGTAGAGCCACGTCGAAATCTGGGCGTCACCGCGAAATCGGGCGAAGCCTCGATAGGCATTCAAGAAGGTCTCCTGTACCAGATCCTTTGCCGCCTCGGGTTCGTCACACAACCGATGGGCGAAGCGATAAATCAAATCTACGTGATCTCTGTACAGCCTATCAAAATTCGTGACGGAACGGGGATCCGTTAAGGATGAAGTCGACAAACGGTGAGTCGTAGGTGAGGCGCCCATACGCAGCGAGTCTACGAGGGGATGGAAAAGAGAGTCAAGACGAGGACGGAACATCCATGAGCTACTTCGTCCGGTGAAATTCGATGACGTCGCCTTGCCCGCCGAGTTCCACCGTAATGGGGGTCCCTTCCCTTGCCCCGTTCAGCGCGGACTTGCCAAGATCCGTCGGATAGGTCTGTTCGCCCTCCGGAGTCCAGAGCCTGACGGTGGTTCGATCCGGATCGGCATATTCCAACGGACCGGTGACGAAACGGCGGACCAGCGCAGAATCGATGGAAGCCGAGAGATCTGCGACGACGTGGTGATCATGCATATGTAAAGTCAGGGCCTGTCCGACTTTGGCATTTTTGATCCCGATCTTGGTGTTGACGTTGACGATGCCGATGGGAGTCCGAAAGAAAATGAAATTGGACTTCATCTTGGAAATCGTGCCGGTCAGCAACACATGCGCCTTCGCCCCATTGGTGGCAATCTGGCCGATCTGAAGGTCGAACTGGAGGTCGTGCACACCGATGACGGTCCCCGTGCCGTCAACTTCGACCGTCACGGGCTCGCCCTCCTTGCGGGACGCGAGCGCCCGCTCGTATGCGCCTAGGTGGAAGGCTTTCTCGCCGCTTTCCGGTGTCCAACGTACCAATTTGGCGCTATCTCCGCTGTCTCGTTTGAACGGTCCGGTTAGGTAGCGATGGGCGAGCGTCCCATCGGTTCGCCTCACGAGATCCACGACGACATGGTCCTCGTGGATCACAAAAGACACTTCTTGTGAGGCGGGGAGGGTTTTGAGCGTGGTTTTTGAACTGAGTGACATGAGCCCGATCGGTGTCTTCAGGAAGACGATCCCTGGTTTGGCCCGCCAGACTCGTCCCGTCAGGCGGATGGAAGGGTTCACGTCCATGAAAACAGGCGCTGGACGGTCGATTTCCTGTTGCGCGGTCGCAGGCTCGTTTGTCTGGGGCTGAGGGATTGGTTCATTGTCGGAGGACTGAGCCGGTTGAGTCTCGATATCCTGAGGCTGAACGACTGTAGGAAGGTCGCCCTGTGGTTGGGCAGGCGCAGCCTCGTCGACCTCCGATGACCTGGGAAGGGCTTCATCGATTTGGGCCTGATTAGTCTGGGCCTGCGACGTCAGAGGGGCATCGAGCTGAGATTCCAATGGGATAGGCTCAGAGGGTGGCGCCTGGGCCTTCTCTCCCTCGGGAGGACTTGCCGTGGCGCATCCGGCATGGATGAGTCCGAGGAGAAACACCGTGAGGAATAATTGTCGAGAGCGCGCTGATCGATCCATGGAGGAGGTGTTCAGTATGGAAGTGTGAATGGGTTGTTCTGTCTAGGCGGAAACTCCTCGATCTTCAAGGTCATGGTGCCGTAACCAATTCCAATCCCTCATGCGAATAACATGAGGTCAGAATCAGAGTCAACCTGAAAGCGGGTGCGCCGGTCAGGGCAGAAAAACTTGTTGGCCTGCAGCGGGAAGTCGCGGTGGTTAGGATGATTACTGAATCCAGCCTGTTCCTCGTCGGTCTATTTTCGTGTTCAAGGGCTCAGATAAGATATCAAGAGTCCGCATCGGACTATATTTGAATGGAGAGGAGGACTCAAGGATGCAGACAAATACCGCCGAGGTTGTCCGAGTGCATGATCTCACACACGATGTCCGTGAGCTGGACTTGCGATTGATCTCGCCCGTGACGCTGGACTTCCAGCCGGGGCAATTCATTTCTTTTGAGATTCCCGTTGTAGGGAGACCGCATCCGATGACGCGTGCCTATTCGATTGCCTCGCCGCCCAGTCAACGGAGCGTCCTGACATTCGTCTTCAACCGCGTTGACCACGGACCAGGCTCGACATTTCTCTTTGATCTCAAACCTGGCGATCAGGTCCGATTCAAAGGGCCGGCGGGAAGCTTTCGTCTGCGCGACGATGCGCCACGCAATCTCCTGTTTGTCGCGACCGGCACGGGGATTGCCCCACTCCGGTCTATGC
Above is a genomic segment from Candidatus Nitrospira nitrificans containing:
- a CDS encoding RNA polymerase sigma factor; this translates as MFRPRLDSLFHPLVDSLRMGASPTTHRLSTSSLTDPRSVTNFDRLYRDHVDLIYRFAHRLCDEPEAAKDLVQETFLNAYRGFARFRGDAQISTWLYTIASRACLRMRRRRKGAPERELSLEEFTPTSDGEFRLQIPIDGLSPEAALHNKQLRAALDAAIDQLPKKYRMVLVLRDMEGVSAKEVGAIMGLNERAVKSRLHRARLFVRRQLSARDLGEPFTDHTHASRR
- a CDS encoding FAD-binding oxidoreductase yields the protein MQTNTAEVVRVHDLTHDVRELDLRLISPVTLDFQPGQFISFEIPVVGRPHPMTRAYSIASPPSQRSVLTFVFNRVDHGPGSTFLFDLKPGDQVRFKGPAGSFRLRDDAPRNLLFVATGTGIAPLRSMLHTLLPNATSQVVSLLWGLRAQRDLYYQEELHELAARHPMFHHAVTLSRPDPGWTGPTGRVTALARERVKTVDNLAVYLCGNGGMIKDVTDFLRSKGLCPIYREKWYDEENEES